In Rhipicephalus sanguineus isolate Rsan-2018 chromosome 1, BIME_Rsan_1.4, whole genome shotgun sequence, the DNA window gagtgagtccgagcgagtccggttgaggaaaattttggtgagtctgagtccgactgagccctcggagcaaaatatatttgttgagtgagtctgagtgagctccagtttttttgccgacctatgggacaAGCACATTACAGGTTATACCTCTGTGatctaaggggggggggagtcaccATGGAAATAACTGAACACCCTCCATGACAGCAGAACAGTCAGCATGCAGGAAGGAAAGGAACACGTTTCTGTAAACTAGTGTATTCTATAAAAGGACTAAACAGTTGGAAACGTTTCAGCAGTTGTGTTGCTAGTACACAACTACACACAAGTACACACAAGAACACACAAGTACACAAAAAATGTACAAGTTCTTGCTACACACAAGACAGAAGAAGCACAAATGACTGATATTTTTCTGATTCACATTCATAGCAGAAAAATAATGCTTCAATGCACCTTGATAAAAAAACTCCTACCTTGACCCACTCGGAAGATGACACACCCTCAAGTATGAGCACCGATGAAGCAGAGTCCAGCAGGAActgcttcacgattgttttgggTGTTTTTGAGGTTGTGATGCTGATTGGAACCATCCAGAGAGAGCCGTCCTCTGAAAAGCATTGTTTTTGCTCAGCCGGAGACAACATGCGCCAAAGCGTAGACACATACTCGAGACCTTGCCATCTGCGTTGAACTTCTCCTGGGTGAACATCAGCACCCGGTTATCTCCATCCTGTTGGCTTGTTACCTGTACAGGAAGGAAAACGTACACATGCAGCCGACAGCTGGCTACACTAGGGGGGTGGTCAGCATGCTAGCTGCCATTCTTGCTTACAGATATCACAGGGTAGCCCTTCTGTTTAACCCAGGTGTTCATGATGGCCTCAACAGGGACATGACAAACTTCACCCAGACAGTGCCACAGATCCTCCGTAGTCGTGTTGCCGTACTTGTGCTTCGTCAAGTATAAGTTCATGCCTTCCCTGAATTTCTAAAGAACAAAATGAAAAATTGCTTCTTACATTATACCACAAATTTGTAGCGCACACAAAATTGCTGTTGGGCCTCTGGCTTCTTTAACGTGTTTGCCACAACAGATGGTAACTCGGGCAAATTTAAGGGCAAACGAGCTGCACTTAAAAGCTTTCTATCCAAGATTAGTATGCAAAGCTTATAAGAAATATCAGGTAAGAGTGCAAATCAGAAATTCGTTACCCCTATTTTTTTTAGCCAAATTACAGCTGTAAATGTGAAGTCATCATATCCATTCCCAGCTGTGGACCTTTCTTGAACTGTGCCGGCCTTATCTACTGGTAGCTCCAAGGCATGGCACTGCTGTCAGTTGAAGATGGCATGTACATGCATAGTGTACGAGCAATAAAGTGCGATTCCTTTTCTGTGGAGACAGTGATGAATGCCAAGGAAATGCAGCCCACAGGGAAATGGAGCCCACATATAGGGAAAGGTGTCTTGCTGAAGACACCTTTCCCCATATGTGTGGAAAAGTCCACTGAAGAAGCTCCTTGCAAGACAGTAATTCAAGTACAACCCCAAGGCCAAAACAGATCCGATGGTGGCTCCACAGTTGGGCGGACGAAATCTACCATAAGGACATCTCAAATGTAGTGGTGCAATGGTGTGGAGACTATGCGGAAAAGTAGTGGGAGGTACATAGAATAGTACGTATATGCGCTACTGCTAGTATGTGCCTTACTTTGGCTAATAAAAAACAGAGGCAAAGACTTTCCGATTTGCCCTCGTATGATGAAGGTAGTTTCCTGTCCTTATAACAAGGTTCAAGTGACTCGTAACATGGCTCCGAACAGACAAAATTTGAATAACTGCTTTCTGAGACTCATAATTTTTAGAAAGCATTATAGTACAAATTTCTGCAACTATGGTAAATTTGCATCACATTCCTTAAAGATTGCTGTAAGAAGAAAAAAGAGTAGGTGGGGCTGTAGGTGGCACAGATGGCCACCATCAAGCAAGTGTAACACCAAGCCAAACCATGTTATAACGGACTCTGCTACATGGAACACTGTTCCAAGACACATACAGCATAACTGAAGAACTTACATCATCCCCAATGTAGTTGTGGAGCATTCTGATAACTGAAGCACCTTTGTGATATGAAATATCATCAAAGATTTCATCTATCTCACTGGGATGTCGTACAGGAACCTGTAAAAGACAAATGCAATACAAATTTTCTAATCCCTAAATCAATAAATTTGCATGTTATGGGGATAAAACTGAATCGGGTCACATTCATTCGGACTGCTTGCAAAATCCTAAACTGCCTTTTTGTGGAACCCCCAAATTCCATGGAACCCTTTATCAAAACTCCTTTATGTTGAAtcaccgcatctggctcatagcataacactagggtctttagaattacgtatctatgtattttctagtaaaggaacacaccacctaacacttgtgtattgatgttgcacctcagatatgcgtaatatttgctttttgatcgacaatgttgacaagtatgaatgcagctaccagttcaagatggctgggcgttcagcaagtgcttatactttggccaggtggctgaatcgtgtgacagacagacagaccaaaatttctgcatttaaagagacagtaaaggcaaataactatttatgtcagagtgaaagctcaatgtatgacaacgtctaaaacggcaatattatcagcagcagtgccctacttacagagaaattaagctaaatgagcgccacgagcgggacattttggaaatgatcccgatgacgtgagagagtccgactacaattaatcactcgtaatcaaactagctgcaataaaaaaagaaccttccgtgcatcaagagacgtactaaaatgctgcttgttcgtttctgtttgattcctaaaaaaattccacagcatatccatggggtgaatgatgatgagtggggcgaagctctcgtacggcaggatcttggcgacGGCGtcacgcagcttcacgcccagtacatcatcaacgacatgagatcgggccggtttatactaaagggtcgatgagagtcatggcgacttgcagctcactttaattttacatgtacgcgtTGAAttcttattgtttaatcacgcacaggagaaatctcaccaggcactaccttggaggtaaacaatggctgctaatggggaatgagagacagaagaagtcggcttttagctaacacttacacttctacttctactaacatttcctactggaacatgccaatggctgctaatggggaacgagagacagaagaagtcggcttttagttaacacgcacgctgcgaattttttattgttcaacaacgcacaggagaaatctcccaccggcaccaccttggaggtcaagatctggtactagcgttaagactggttacgcactacgacggggacgaacgggtgccgctttaaggagcttcgcccctaaaaagaacctctttggcattgagatggggaacggcgcgcgtggttcaaaggttccgttttcgccaaactgcacTTCGCCCGGTGCCGTGCTACACTCACGtggtcgcatctcagtggtagtttcggtatctgactgccgcgtgtgttctgcgcgctcatgaaagtcgttctggcagaaagttcaacaaaatgctgcatgcatgtgatgttaccggatgcccgaatggtgcacgccgccgcgcagtaaaggcgggcaacgttgggcacagcaacagtgacgtgagaaggactgctttcaggtgggtgatttgaagtgcgctaacgcgatgcggaccactaaaacgtgagtTTATTTCAaagtaagcacttccttggcacaaaagtagcaatacgaggtttctggactgctatttcaacaatcaacgtcaacttaatatttgcctttagtgtccctttacgtATCACAAgagagactatcgtctttaataataaaAATTTGCGTTAGTGCTCATTTAGCACAAGGAGGAATACGTCACCTCAATAGGATGGCTGTTTTGCAATGCATCTAGTTCCATTGCCTGAGCGTAGCAGTTGGTAACAAACTGGGTCCAGATGTGATACTTTGGAAACAAGTAATCCACACAGAGGAACTCGATGAAAGATGCAAATCCTTCATTTAGCCATAGATGGGTCCACCATTCCTATAAAAGGTTGAAAGATCCAGACAGAATTCAAGGCGCTAATACAGAAATGAGCAACCACTGCAGCCATAAAAGTGAAAATGGTTTATAAAGGCACTAAAGGTAGTGTGAATAACGATTGACACAATGTGGGGTTCCATTTAATAAGCAAAGAAGACCATACCATACAAGAAGTGCTCAGAACACACAGAAGAAAGGGAGACTACGACTCAGCTTGGGCCACTTGCGCGACCCAGCTTCTACAATTAACATATTCTTTATGCATAAGGTGAGTTGTGTGAAgcccagcatttttttttcccacAAAATTTGGCAGCCTAAAATTCTGTTAAATATTCAATTCAAAAGCTATCCGGTATTAGCATATTCCCAGTCTCCAGAAATTCTTATAGTGTTGGAGTTCTCCCAAAGCTTTGCGGGTGTACTAGAGGGGAGCACGAGGATCTCTAAATGTATGAAGAATCCAAAAAAGTTGGGCCCCAGTTTTTAATAACTCTTATCCTCAGTGCTTTAAGGATGTAAGATCAACTATTGTTTATCTCATGCAGTTCTAATTTTATGCAGGTTTCGTCTTCCATAAAGGTTTGCTAAATATCAGCTTGCTGAATACATTCAACAGGGCATCAATGGCTTTTACATGACTCAGTCTACAGGAAGGTGTTGCCACAAGCAAACACCAACAAAGTCTGCTATGTATGGTCTAGCCATTTCTGGCAGCATTATCTAGTGGCAAGGCACTTTTTTTACAactttcaaaaagtgttgcaaggccccctTAATGTAATAATTCATTGAATTTGGTTTCTTTTTTATCAATTGAACAGATTCTCCAACACAGCAATCCGGTTGTCCTCTCTGAACTGGCTTTTTACGCTGGGTACGCGTAAACAAAAGCAAGAACAAGTGCATGTTGCTGACCATTACGCGGAGTacgtcacactattttttgtgttctgaattgtataattaggcatgtttaattaaGTAACCattgaagcaacgaagctaggCAAAAAATTCCTATAAGAAAAttgtagatcagtttgcaaaacgtccgctTAGACAGCTTCTAACTTTCTATGTATTAAATATTAGTGTTACGAAAAaacaccacgtgacatgcccgattgcacaccgtgattgcagtgctccctaacgttccacGTACCAATGAGGTGCTTCCCTCACGATGGTTTATGACAGCGATGAGCAGACGCAGCAGTTATCACTTGTGTTACCGTCGTCGCTGCCCTGTTGAGGCAGCACACCCGGCCAAATACTATGGTCGTTTTTGCGCGGAATGTTTGGGAGCCCTGCAATACCACGCACAAGTGGGCATGtcacgtggcatttttttttttatttcatgggcatctgtagtaagcaaaAAGACACTAATACTTAAacatagaaagttagaaactgtctaatcagatgttttgcaaactgatctacaactttctctgTGGAATTTTTAGCCAAGCtttgttgcttcaaaagttagttaattaaacatgcctaattagacaattaagaagaacacaaaaaaatgttTGACGTACTCCAGACAATAGTCAGCACCCTGCATTTGGTTGCGTCGTCATAGAGTGAGTctgcatatttttaaactctggctagagataactggggcaccctgtataaaaAAAACactcagtattttatgcacgatgcAATCGCAGCAAAGTAGAAACATACCATGGTAACCAGATTGCCAAACCACTGGTGGGCAATTTCGTGTGTGACAACCAGGGCAATGTTCTGTTTCCTTTCAGCAGATGTGTTCTGTTCATCAACAAGAAGAGCCGACTCACGATGGGTCACGAGACCCCAGTTTTCCATAGCAGCTGGGAAAAAATAAGCACAATAACTAAGTTTCACATTGCAGTAATTAACCTTTCCAGCGCTACTGATGAGGTAGTACGTTTTCACATTTGTTTCACAACATTTCTGGTAAAACCATACATTTTCCATTCTCTCTGCCCATGTGTGCACAGTAAAATGTAATTCAACATCTCTGAAGTGCTTGCACCATCTCGAAGGCTTGGCGCACGAAAACACGCGGACAAGAAGggcacgaggacacagcgctgtgtccttgtgcCCTTCCTGTCCTCGTGTTTTCGTGCGCTAAGTCTTCGGGATGGGTAGGTCAAGGCATTCTTTGTACTTCACACCAGAAACATCAGTTACAGAGGGGCAGAACGAGTACTCGCCACCAGGCCATCTCAACAGCCCCAATAAGGGCTGCATTTTGTTCGACATCTAGTACTACTGCAAATTAACCTAGCACAAGCAGGCTTCCAAAATTTGATCGCAAGAATGACAGATTTATTTTGTGTATTTCAATATCAACAATGCACTGTTAGCCTGGCTTGACACCAGCCAGGCCGTGTCGGCCCCCTTTGCCACCCCCAGACAAATAGGAAACCTATGTTTCTGCTTCACGCAGTAGCAACTGTCCATTGAAAAAGCTGCACTGCAGCGCAAGGCCACCCTTTTTAAGTGTTGCGCCCATGTATCATATGTTTATAGAAggctctttttcttttaattttcaaAATCTTGAGTTGTACAATTCAGGCTTGTCAATCAGCAGATGACAATGCAAGATATTAAGGAAAAAGTGAATATTCTTGTATgagatgcctttttttttatcacaCAACTTCTGATAAAAAGTCATCGCTCAGACAGTCGGTTATGTGGATGCCATCAATATTTAGCATTTTGCACAAGCTTTAGATCATACACATATGGTCTTGGAAAAAAATGACTTTCTTTGGGCAACCCAGCTTTTACAATTAACAAGACAGCATCCACACCACAGTATAGCAGTAAGCTGGCTAAAGGAATGAACAGCCAAGCGCATGTATTTCTACTGCTCAGAGTTACAGAACACTGAATGACCTAGCGTCAACTTTCTCGCCATCTTCTACTCAAATACAAGAAATATGAAAGATATctgggtaataataataataccaataacaatattaattgttggggtttaatgtcccaaaaccacaatatgactatgaggggtgctgtagtggagggctccagaaattttgaccacctagggttttttaacgtgcgcctaaatctaagtacaaacaatgaatcggtttagattgaaaaattgtactctgagaactctaatatcattaatttcaccatcacatgttcattaatagaggagaaaatcaaggtcaaagtttcattcttagATCTCGTGCCAAAATCTCCGCGCAAgatgtcatggatttcaaagagTATTTTTTGTGCTTTAacaacattggctcaacgaaattttctgaaacttggtattttAATCCTATGGCCCCCCTCACAGaccaatgtacttcatttttgcaaATTAGGGACTACGTACGACcttgtagacgccgtcaaaagcATTGACGTCCTAGCATTTGGTGTGGTAATTTTAAagtggcatcgccacccgcattttcttttcacgtGTTCTCtcacttaccaagcatcttcttgcAGTAAGAGGGGCGTTGTTGGTATTGTAAAATTGCAATTCACTAAGAAGCAAGAAAGCAAGAtactctttagtatccctttaagataTCCTGGTGCAAATTGCAGTCAGAGGGAACATTTGTATCTACAACAGTCACTCCAGACATACCAAAGGAGTTCTTTATAAAGAATACACTTGCAACATCGTTAACTACAAAGCATTATGTGGGTCACCTGCGGCAAGGTCAGGTACAGCAATCAAGTCCATTTTTGGTAGTGGGTAGGCAATTCCAAAGTAGTTCTTGTAGTAAGGCAGAGCACGAGTAGCTACCTAGAAGGCAAAACGTAATTGCAAACACACAGATAAGACACAAATCAGCACATAACCTGAAGAAACCAACcctagggttttttttttttttttttttttagccgatTTAACCTAAGCTAGCCAAAACCTAAGAGGGGAAGTCGGGATCACAGCAAGGACAGcagggagaaaaaagaaagaaggcccaCTCATCTTGAAAATGAAAGAAGGAGTATGGATAAAAGGGCCAATTTCTTTCTAGGCATGGCGATATGAAGCCACaaataataaagccaaggaaagcacataCATGACCCAGCAACAAGCTTAAGGTCTACAGAGCACACTATTGAGCCAAACAATGCAAAATTAGCTACACATATAAATTTCCAGAAAAAGTGTACTACAACGCAAATGGCTCACCTCAAGGGCATAATTTCCTTGCTCGCTTTTGCCTTTGGGTGTGTAGATCCTGACCAGAACGCCGTCGTCTGAAGTTCCTTCAACATAATCATACTCGCCAAGAACAAAGGCCACCAGGTAGGTCGACATCTTCGGGGTTGTGGCAAACGTGACCATGTGCAGCATTGGGTCTCCAGGACAGTCCACGTCCATGACAACATTCTGAGTTGGAAAATATAAGAAAGCATAAAAATTAACAACCACAACCGGCATGATACAACTGCCCGGCACAATATATATGTACAAGGTAACCTTCACTGCACAAGAGTATATTTCTGGACATGCATGCTGCTTTAAAAATTTCGCCTTTGAAAATTTTGCTTTAAAAATTTCGCATTACACTGTACATGCGCAATTTCATGCGTTTACTTTAGATATGATGTCTGTTTTTTGTTTATCATATTTGGTTTCTAATTTTATTCAAGCTTTGTTCACTTAAATTTTAtggaaagcaagcaaaaaatcaGCCCCCTAATTTTCGCTATAGATGGCATCTGCAGGATTCAATGAATCCAGCAAAACTTTTTTTAGGTAACTCTTTCAAGGTCTGCCTGGAAAGTTATTTTCCTTTTCACCCACTAAAATTTCAACCTCAGTGCATTCTGAACAAAGTTATACAGAAACGTCTACATGTAAATAGCAACAGAATTAATATTATTCAACCTGTACTTTGTTTATACTGCCATCTCAGTAAACCAATGTTGACAGCATTAAATAATCTTTTCCTGTTGAGAGTGACATAAGGATGATTTGTATGAAATTTTTCTGACACACACTCAAAGTTGCACATAGAACAAGAAATTAATAACTCTCTTTGAAGGGAGACTATATTTAATCCTTTATGTAGAGCAATTCACTAGCAATCCCTTGTACAACAAAAGTAGATGAGAACAAAGCTATAAGAATATTGACAATTTACTCCCAAGTTCACTACACACCTTTTCAAGGTAGTTTATCCATATCGGCAGTTAATACAAAGCAGTTTGTCCACTGCAATTGACCAGGATAGCACACGATAACATATTCATCAACAGTTCCAGGAAACATTCATTTCATCCCATAAACATTAGCTGATCTTCGGAGAAAACTTGACTCGAAGGCATTAAACTTTCCTGCTTGTTTACAACTTTCAGGCTACACCTTGAAGGTGCCAAAGATTTGAGCTTTTTTGTTAGTTATACTACCTATGCTTATATTGCACTTGTTTCAACAGGCATGAAACATAGCATCAACCGCGTTTGAGAGATGGTCTTCATAATCAGCAGCATTCTTTTTAGCTCATATTTTTACTGCGCACTGAAGCTCATCTAAATTAActggaaaaaataataaaaagcacGAATATTATAGTATTTACATTGTTATATCTGGTGGCTTCGTTATAACTGTGACAGTTATATCAAGGCTCAAGTGCATTACATGACAATTCAAGCTCAAGTAAAAAAACATATTTGAATTACGGTGTTGGAGAGAGCGGTGTAACCCTTGGGGACGACGAGTGTCAGATCAAAGGACGCCTTCAAGGCTGGTTCATCCCAGCAGGGGAAAGCTCGACGGGCATCAGTTggctaaaaaataataataacagcaTACACTCTAAATGGGTCATATGAGTAACCAAGACTTAGTGCATCGATAAATGTTTAGATTGTTTGCCAATCGGTGCCACGGTGATCTAAACAGAAAGCAAGTTTGCAAGAGTCATGGTTTTTGTTGTTCCCTCAATCCCTCACATTTACTAAACACCACATGGGCCTTTCAGCAACAGATGAGACAGAAATCGGCCAACAGATCAGACTAATGTAAAAAGCTATACTAGTGGCTTAATTAGAAATGACGAACTATGGCTACAGCAGCCCTGTTTATTCCAAGTACAAGCAGATAAGAATATTTACAATACGTCTACTTTATTTTACAGAGCAGTCTTTGAATTTAACTTGACAAAGGTCCATTGTCGGTTTCTTAAACACGCAAACAAAACTTCGAAGCAATTGTAGTTGCAAGCCTAGTTTGGGTGTCAATGCAATCGTGACCAAAAAGGTACCCCAAAgatatgaacgaaagaaggggaattttttggGGGGCTCGTTGCTTTTGTTAATAATCAAATGAATTTAAAagagtgaagccaaggaaagcatagggggcattattagttgtttttaactgtactgTATTAATTGTGACATagattgaaaggaattaaagcgggcgaaagagcaccctttccatcagtgggatccgaacccacaacctttgaattacgcTTCCGTCAaagctcaattggtggagcatcgaacttgtaattcgaaggttgtgggtgtGGATCCCACCGACAAATATGGtgctttttgtccactttaattcctttcaatctATGTCATAGTTATTATACAATTAAAAACAActaataatgtcccctatgctttccttggtttaactgtctgttggattcattttaACCCCAAAGATATGTAACACCAAAGGTTCACAAACTTGACAAATATTCACGCGATTTTGGCAATGCAACAAGGGAGAGAAAGGCTTATCCCAAATGTATCATAATAGCACGAAACATACAGCATAAAGAGAACACCTATGGCCCAAGTTCTTGCATCTTTCAGCAAGGTTTAAGATCAGGAAATGCAAAAGCAGTAAGCAATGCCTCCATGTGCCACAGCAAACAGCCAGTGATCTTAGCAACACAAGCAGAAAAGGCATGCAATACATCAAACACAGTCTGTTCTCCTTTCGTTCATGCTTCTAAAACGGCCTATTATGCTGAAACCCCAAGTTAATCTCTATTGGCAGTCGAATAATGAAGTCTAAAGAAAGATCAAGTACATGAACAAATTATCTTTTAATATTGAATCAAACATTGTCTACTTCTTACACAAAATTATAAACTCTGTGTGGAGTTTggttgctacaaaaaaaaaaaggaaggtctTAGTCACATTGATACATGTACCATGTAATATCTATTGCAAGTAGAAACCTGGTCAAGTGAAGAGCTTGTAAATGAGCAAATGCTTTCAATTATCTCTTAAGCAAAATAATGGAATGATAGAATAGGagttgcaaaaaaaagaagagctcACCTCAAAATGAGTAACACCTCCAAACTTGTCTTCACCATTTTGTCCTTTATATTTCACCCAGTAAAAGCCTTTTAACTTTCCATTCATTTCACCTGAATAGGAAATCGCAAGTTTTCCTGTGCCTGGGGCGAGCACAGTGTCAAACTTTATTGTGATCCTCTCCTCTTCCTTGGATGTGGCAATGCTGCTCACCTTGTGCTCTGCATGGCACAGCCGAACACAACAGCTTTTCGTCAAAATTATACAAACCACAACTGCACAAATGTACAATTGAAGGATCAAAGTTTTAACGCACAACAGTGATAAG includes these proteins:
- the LOC119378988 gene encoding puromycin-sensitive aminopeptidase, encoding MLVSAVRVPRCFDCVVSRCGGLLARSAVACRVQETSARLRICRSLCVLRNTAMSGESRSDRLPANVKPVNYKIELKPDLKKLAFDGRTVVTLQILESSDVFVLNSLDLDIKSAEYISDEGKEHKVSSIATSKEEERITIKFDTVLAPGTGKLAISYSGEMNGKLKGFYWVKYKGQNGEDKFGGVTHFEPTDARRAFPCWDEPALKASFDLTLVVPKGYTALSNTNVVMDVDCPGDPMLHMVTFATTPKMSTYLVAFVLGEYDYVEGTSDDGVLVRIYTPKGKSEQGNYALEVATRALPYYKNYFGIAYPLPKMDLIAVPDLAAAAMENWGLVTHRESALLVDEQNTSAERKQNIALVVTHEIAHQWFGNLVTMEWWTHLWLNEGFASFIEFLCVDYLFPKYHIWTQFVTNCYAQAMELDALQNSHPIEVPVRHPSEIDEIFDDISYHKGASVIRMLHNYIGDDKFREGMNLYLTKHKYGNTTTEDLWHCLGEVCHVPVEAIMNTWVKQKGYPVISVTSQQDGDNRVLMFTQEKFNADGKVSKDGSLWMVPISITTSKTPKTIVKQFLLDSASSVLILEGVSSSEWVKVNVGTVGCYRTLYSSEMLSQLIPAVENKTLPPLDRLGLQSDLFALVQSGHKSTVDILRLMEAYVEEDNYTVWNSINSCLGKLNQLLSHTDMQPLLHVYGRRLLASIFSKLGWDPKPDESHLATLLRSTVIDRLARFKDPDVLAEARKRLDAHIAGKAIIPADIRGAVYQAAASVADRKLYSEFLKLYRSTDLQEEKNRLSAALAGVTNPELIQATLEFALSDEVKSQDAVFVIIYCAITAVGRDLTWRFFENNKDAVRKRYGSGFLIARLVKCITENFATEEKALEIELFFSQNYFPGVERVVQQSLENIRLNAAWIARDTECVRKFLKTAASSSP